In Oscillatoria sp. FACHB-1406, one DNA window encodes the following:
- the bioF gene encoding 8-amino-7-oxononanoate synthase, with the protein MTNAYDWMARSLDTIRRADWYRSVKPLQGRAGAVVTLEGRKVINFASNDYLGLAGDERLIEAAIAATREYGTGSTGSRLLSGHRELHRQLELAIASLKQTEDALVFSSGYLANLGTIAALVGARDLILGDRYNHSSLKNGAILSGATALEWEHNDLDDLRAKLHRHRPHYRRCLITTDTVFSMDGDLCPLPQLLDLAEEFDCMVLADEAHATGVLGETGAGCVEHSHCSGRSLVQIGTLSKALGSLGGYVAGSALLVDYLRNRAATWIYTTGLSPADTAAAIAAIEIIRSEPERRAQLWRNVNYLKQRLQQTRATLLPSEAPILCIGLASPATALAMAKKLKAAGIFAPAIRPPTVPTSRLRFSVMATHELEHCDRVLEVLDV; encoded by the coding sequence ATGACAAACGCTTATGATTGGATGGCGCGATCGCTCGATACCATTCGCCGCGCTGATTGGTATCGTTCCGTAAAACCGTTGCAAGGACGAGCGGGAGCGGTTGTCACGCTCGAAGGGCGCAAGGTTATTAACTTTGCCAGCAACGATTATCTAGGACTCGCGGGCGACGAACGTTTAATCGAAGCGGCGATAGCAGCGACGCGAGAATACGGGACGGGGAGTACCGGCTCGAGGCTGCTAAGCGGACATCGGGAACTTCACCGCCAATTAGAACTTGCGATCGCGTCCTTAAAACAAACCGAAGATGCACTGGTTTTCAGTTCCGGCTATCTCGCCAATCTCGGGACAATTGCCGCCTTAGTCGGAGCGCGCGATCTGATTTTAGGCGATCGCTACAACCATTCCAGCCTTAAAAATGGAGCCATTCTCAGCGGTGCAACCGCGCTCGAGTGGGAACACAACGATCTCGACGATTTGCGCGCCAAACTGCACCGGCATCGCCCCCACTATCGCCGCTGTTTGATAACCACCGATACAGTATTCAGCATGGATGGAGATTTATGCCCCCTCCCGCAACTGCTCGATCTCGCCGAAGAATTCGACTGCATGGTGTTAGCCGACGAAGCGCACGCAACGGGCGTTTTGGGGGAAACGGGAGCGGGCTGCGTCGAGCATTCTCATTGTAGCGGGCGATCGCTCGTACAAATCGGTACGCTCAGCAAAGCCTTGGGGAGTCTGGGCGGTTACGTCGCCGGTTCCGCGCTGCTTGTCGATTACCTCCGCAATCGCGCCGCGACGTGGATTTATACCACTGGATTATCGCCCGCCGACACCGCCGCCGCGATCGCCGCGATTGAGATCATTCGCAGCGAACCCGAACGCCGCGCCCAACTGTGGCGCAACGTTAACTATCTCAAACAACGCCTCCAACAAACCAGAGCAACGCTCTTACCCTCCGAAGCGCCCATTCTCTGCATCGGACTCGCATCCCCTGCCACAGCGCTAGCAATGGCGAAAAAACTGAAAGCAGCGGGAATTTTTGCCCCCGCCATTCGCCCGCCCACCGTTCCCACCAGTCGCCTGCGCTTTTCGGTAATGGCAACTCACGAATTAGAACATTGCGATCGCGTTTTGGAGGTATTGGATGTCTAG
- a CDS encoding S8 family serine peptidase, whose protein sequence is MLKRWIGLLGSSLAVVAIAPALAAEISSLGERGIGALRLQAAPYNLLGRKIGIGQVEIGRPSKFGVDKTSPQNRTTMVESVFHQNEAAKANTLVDEHAMMVASVMVSRDKTIPGVAPGAKLYSSAVGEMQKDGQAQECLSSQHVALQNSGDVRAINFSFGEPLQRDPRENPTLDGNALLTLCIDWSARVHDTLYLIAGNQGSGGIPIPTDNYNGVNVASTMRRDGWFAKLDFSNLSDLPMGIGRRLIEREINAGERRAIALVAPGHQIDTYNLEGKKVRVTGTSFATPHVTASVALLQEYGDRQIAKSTPNWSPDARHSDVMKVVLLNSADKVKDKGDGLLLGMERTTLDKEDKTWLDGDAYNNPKIPLDIEMGTGHLNVFRAYQQFSPGQWSPETPVPAIGWDYRSIEAEQNRDYVLDKPLKAGSYAAVTLAWQRQVELEDKNGNERYDIGEEFRDLGLNNLDVYLMKADSDDPDEQLCASTSEVDSTEHIFCQVPETGRYKIRVRYRQQANEATQPYALAWWTASNNQ, encoded by the coding sequence ATGCTTAAAAGATGGATAGGTTTACTCGGGAGTAGTTTAGCCGTTGTCGCGATCGCGCCGGCACTGGCTGCGGAGATTTCGTCGCTCGGAGAACGGGGAATCGGAGCATTGCGCCTGCAAGCTGCACCCTATAATCTGCTTGGACGCAAAATTGGCATCGGGCAGGTAGAAATCGGTCGTCCGAGCAAGTTTGGGGTGGATAAGACCTCTCCCCAAAACCGCACGACGATGGTAGAAAGCGTATTCCATCAAAACGAAGCCGCGAAAGCCAATACCTTGGTAGACGAACACGCGATGATGGTTGCCTCAGTAATGGTGAGTCGGGACAAAACGATACCGGGCGTTGCGCCGGGGGCGAAGTTATATTCCTCTGCCGTCGGAGAGATGCAAAAAGACGGACAGGCGCAAGAGTGCCTCTCGTCGCAGCACGTGGCGCTGCAAAATAGCGGGGACGTGCGGGCGATTAATTTTAGCTTCGGCGAACCGCTGCAACGCGATCCGCGCGAGAATCCGACGCTCGATGGCAATGCGTTGCTGACACTCTGTATCGATTGGTCGGCGCGGGTTCACGATACGCTCTACCTGATTGCCGGAAATCAAGGTAGCGGCGGTATTCCGATTCCAACGGATAACTATAACGGTGTTAATGTCGCTTCGACGATGCGGCGCGATGGCTGGTTTGCAAAATTGGACTTTTCTAATTTGAGCGATTTGCCGATGGGAATCGGGCGGCGCTTAATCGAGCGAGAGATTAATGCAGGGGAACGACGCGCGATCGCGTTGGTGGCCCCAGGACATCAGATTGACACTTACAATCTGGAAGGGAAGAAGGTGCGCGTGACGGGAACGAGTTTCGCCACGCCCCATGTTACGGCATCGGTGGCGCTGTTGCAGGAATACGGCGATCGCCAAATTGCTAAATCTACTCCAAATTGGAGTCCGGATGCGCGCCACAGCGATGTTATGAAGGTGGTACTGCTCAACTCTGCTGATAAGGTTAAGGATAAGGGCGACGGATTGTTGCTCGGGATGGAGCGCACGACACTGGATAAGGAAGATAAAACCTGGCTGGATGGGGATGCTTATAATAACCCCAAGATTCCCCTCGATATTGAGATGGGAACCGGGCATTTGAATGTTTTTCGGGCTTATCAGCAGTTTAGTCCGGGGCAGTGGAGTCCGGAAACCCCCGTTCCCGCGATCGGCTGGGATTATCGCAGTATTGAGGCAGAACAGAACCGCGACTACGTTCTCGATAAACCGCTCAAAGCCGGGAGTTATGCTGCCGTAACGCTGGCTTGGCAGCGTCAGGTAGAACTCGAAGATAAGAACGGTAACGAACGGTACGATATTGGAGAGGAATTTCGCGATCTCGGCCTCAACAACCTCGATGTCTACCTCATGAAAGCAGATAGCGACGACCCCGACGAGCAACTTTGCGCCTCAACCAGCGAAGTAGACAGCACAGAACATATATTCTGTCAAGTTCCCGAAACGGGTCGATACAAAATTCGCGTCCGCTATCGCCAGCAAGCGAACGAAGCCACCCAACCCTATGCCTTAGCTTGGTGGACGGCCTCAAATAATCAGTAA
- a CDS encoding Rpn family recombination-promoting nuclease/putative transposase: MRFINPKTDYAFKKIFGSSESKNILISFLNALIYNGNSTIQDLEIINPNLPPKLEGLKDTYLDVKAKLQNGITVIIEMQVLNVQSFAKRVIFNAAKTYAFQLQSGEGYRMLKPVIALTLTDFIMFPEREKYTSRYSFKETTDNKIYPDNEIELVFVELPKFTKELEQLETLAEKWIYFIKSARSLDAIPENMEEITELNQAFGIANQAGLSQSELEDIERREMFIYDQQGAIALGREEGREQGIEEGRAVGLEEGREEGREEALRDVARNLLDRFDDDTIAQMTGLSLETVRDLRSES, translated from the coding sequence ATGAGATTTATTAATCCAAAAACTGATTACGCTTTTAAAAAAATATTTGGTTCCTCTGAAAGTAAAAATATACTTATTAGCTTTCTCAATGCGTTGATTTATAACGGCAATTCGACGATTCAAGACCTCGAAATTATCAATCCGAATTTGCCCCCGAAGTTAGAAGGCTTAAAAGACACTTACTTGGATGTTAAGGCAAAATTGCAAAATGGCATTACGGTCATTATTGAGATGCAGGTGCTAAACGTTCAGTCTTTTGCTAAGCGAGTTATTTTTAATGCAGCGAAAACTTATGCTTTTCAACTGCAATCTGGGGAAGGGTATCGAATGCTGAAGCCGGTCATTGCTCTAACTTTAACTGATTTTATTATGTTCCCGGAGCGGGAAAAGTATACCTCTCGCTATAGTTTTAAGGAAACCACCGATAATAAAATTTATCCCGATAATGAAATTGAGTTAGTTTTTGTGGAGTTGCCGAAGTTTACGAAAGAGTTGGAGCAATTGGAAACTCTGGCGGAAAAATGGATTTATTTTATTAAGTCGGCGCGATCGCTGGATGCCATCCCGGAAAATATGGAAGAGATTACCGAGTTAAATCAAGCGTTTGGGATTGCGAACCAAGCGGGCTTAAGTCAGAGCGAATTGGAAGATATCGAACGGCGCGAAATGTTTATTTACGATCAGCAGGGCGCGATCGCGCTCGGACGCGAGGAAGGACGCGAGCAGGGGATTGAGGAAGGGCGCGCTGTCGGTTTGGAGGAAGGACGCGAGGAAGGACGCGAGGAAGCGCTGCGGGATGTAGCGAGAAATTTACTCGATCGCTTCGACGATGACACGATTGCCCAAATGACGGGACTGAGCTTAGAAACCGTTCGAGACTTGCGTTCTGAGTCATAA
- a CDS encoding branched-chain amino acid transaminase produces MSFLPIAYFRHQFVPFAEANISIATHALHYGTGAFGGLRGIPDPNNPAQILLFRLDRHCQRLSNSARFLHYDLPADKIESIIIDFVKQNSPKTPFYIRPFVFTSDLGIAPRLHDIEHDFFVYGLELGDYLSPDGVTCRISSWNRQEDRSFPLRGKISGAYITSSLAKTEAKQSGFDEAILINSQGKVCEASGMNIFMVRRGKLITPGSDQDILEGITRDSIITLAKDAGIEVIERPVDKSELLIADEVFLSGTAAKITPVKQIENYKLSEKKPMTEMLRDKLTAITENRSSDYQDWVYAIPID; encoded by the coding sequence ATGAGCTTTTTACCCATCGCCTACTTCCGCCATCAATTCGTCCCCTTCGCCGAAGCCAACATCTCGATCGCGACTCACGCATTGCACTACGGAACCGGCGCATTCGGCGGCTTGCGAGGCATTCCCGACCCCAACAACCCCGCCCAAATCCTCCTCTTTCGTCTCGATCGCCACTGCCAGCGCCTCAGCAACAGCGCTCGCTTCCTCCACTACGACTTACCTGCCGATAAAATTGAAAGCATTATTATCGATTTTGTCAAGCAAAATAGCCCGAAAACGCCCTTTTATATTCGCCCCTTTGTCTTCACTTCCGACTTAGGAATTGCGCCCCGCCTCCACGACATCGAACACGACTTTTTCGTTTACGGACTCGAACTCGGCGATTACTTATCCCCCGATGGTGTAACCTGTCGCATTAGCTCCTGGAATCGCCAGGAAGATCGCAGTTTTCCCTTGCGCGGCAAAATCAGCGGGGCGTATATCACCTCCTCCCTCGCTAAAACCGAAGCCAAACAATCGGGATTTGACGAAGCGATTTTAATTAACTCCCAAGGTAAGGTTTGCGAAGCTTCGGGAATGAATATTTTTATGGTACGGCGAGGGAAATTAATCACTCCCGGCAGCGATCAAGATATCTTAGAAGGGATTACCCGCGATAGCATTATTACCCTCGCTAAAGATGCCGGAATTGAAGTTATCGAACGTCCCGTCGATAAATCGGAACTGTTAATTGCTGATGAGGTATTTTTAAGCGGAACGGCGGCTAAAATTACGCCCGTCAAACAGATCGAAAATTACAAACTTTCCGAGAAGAAACCGATGACGGAAATGTTGCGAGATAAGCTAACCGCCATTACCGAAAATCGCAGTTCCGATTATCAAGATTGGGTCTATGCAATCCCTATTGATTAG
- a CDS encoding hydantoinase B/oxoprolinase family protein, with translation MRANQGWQFWIDRGGTFTDIVARTPEGKTLVRKLLSENPEQYEDAAIEGIRRLLELAPDETLPRDRIAAVKMGTTVATNALLERKGDRVVLAITKGFKDALRIGYQNRPDIFAREIILPEMLFESAIEVEERYSASGEVLTPLNLKQVQNDLQAAYDRGIRSVAIVLMHGYRYPQHEQQVAEIARAIGFPQISTSHRTTPLMKLVSRGDTTVIDAYLSPILRRYVNRIAARLGAENDTESPQLFFMQSNGGLTDAQNFQGKDSILSGPAGGVVGAVKVSQIAGFEKIVAFDMGGTSTDVSHYAGEYERSFETEVAGVRLRAPMMSVHTVAAGGGSLIRFDGSRYRVGPESAGANPGPSAYGKGGPLTITDCNVMVGKLQPEFFPKVFGKNADEPLNVAIVREKFVRLAEEIGDGRSPEQIATGFLAIAVEIMAEAIKKISLQRGYDVSQYALCCFGAAGGQHACSIADALGIQQILIHPYAGVLSAYGIGLAELRVLRDKAVEATLTETLIPELDRGLQQLIEEGKEQLQQQNVAHFEGLTVVRQLRLKYAGTDSTLGVDFSSEREIRERFEALHQQRYGFIMPEKALIVEAIAIELICPTAVAEEPIIKRHSDASPVPMATVPLYVADVWQETPVYQRQDLQPGDMISSPAIIIEATGTNIIEPGWQAEISDRNHLILSKNESSLKATFTASGEGFKESENSNLGEKFKEKANPDPILLEIFNNLFRSIAEQMGTALQNTSYSVNIKERLDFSCALFDRQGQLIANAPHIPVHLGSMGECVKSLIRAVGTTLKAGDVYAINNPYNGGTHLPDITVITPVFSRSESSQPNFYVASRGHHADIGGITPGSMPPNSTTVTEEGILFDNFPLVKDGRFREVELLELLASSPYPARNPAQNIADLQAQIAANEKGVQELQRLVEQYGLVTVIAYMQHVQNNAEEAVRRAISNLKYGHFSVCLDTGETIQVTIAIDRESRSATLNFTGTSPQLKSNFNAPLAVCKAAILYVFRTLIDEDIPLNEGCLKPLEIIVPEGCFLNPTSPAAVVAGNVETSQQITDCLYGALGVMAASQGTMNNFTFGNETYQYYETICGGSGAGINFNGTDAVQTHMTNSRLTDPEVLEWRFPVLLANFEIRQGSGGKGKYCGGNGVIRRIRFLDAMMAAIVSSRRVIAPFGLFGGEAGAMGKNWVERADGTVENLESTAVVKMQPGDTIIIETPGGGGSFLIDN, from the coding sequence ATGCGTGCAAATCAAGGTTGGCAATTTTGGATCGATCGCGGCGGCACTTTTACCGATATCGTCGCTCGCACCCCCGAAGGCAAAACTCTCGTCCGCAAGCTGCTTTCGGAAAATCCCGAACAGTACGAAGATGCTGCGATTGAAGGGATTCGGCGCTTGCTCGAACTCGCACCCGATGAAACGCTACCGCGCGATCGCATCGCTGCGGTGAAAATGGGGACGACTGTCGCCACCAATGCGCTCCTCGAACGAAAAGGCGATCGCGTCGTTCTCGCTATTACCAAAGGCTTCAAAGATGCACTGCGCATCGGCTATCAAAATCGCCCCGATATCTTCGCTCGCGAGATTATTCTCCCGGAAATGCTCTTTGAGAGCGCGATCGAAGTCGAAGAACGCTACAGCGCTAGTGGCGAGGTCTTAACGCCCCTTAACCTCAAACAAGTCCAAAACGATCTGCAAGCCGCCTACGATCGCGGAATTCGCAGCGTCGCGATCGTTCTCATGCACGGATACCGTTACCCCCAACACGAGCAACAAGTTGCAGAAATCGCCCGCGCGATCGGCTTCCCGCAAATCTCAACCTCCCACCGCACGACTCCCCTCATGAAGCTTGTCAGTCGCGGCGATACTACCGTCATCGATGCTTACCTTTCCCCCATCCTGCGCCGCTACGTTAACCGCATCGCCGCCCGCCTCGGCGCAGAAAACGATACAGAATCGCCGCAACTGTTCTTCATGCAATCCAACGGTGGACTGACTGACGCACAAAACTTTCAAGGCAAAGATAGCATCCTTTCCGGGCCTGCGGGGGGCGTGGTGGGCGCGGTGAAAGTCAGCCAAATCGCCGGATTCGAGAAAATTGTCGCTTTCGATATGGGTGGAACTTCTACCGATGTCAGCCATTACGCGGGCGAATACGAACGCAGCTTTGAAACCGAAGTGGCGGGCGTTCGCCTGCGCGCGCCGATGATGTCCGTGCATACCGTTGCGGCTGGGGGCGGCTCCCTGATTCGCTTTGACGGTTCTCGGTATCGCGTTGGGCCTGAATCGGCGGGCGCGAACCCCGGCCCGTCGGCTTACGGAAAGGGCGGGCCGTTAACCATCACCGATTGTAATGTCATGGTGGGAAAGTTGCAGCCAGAATTTTTCCCGAAAGTGTTTGGTAAAAATGCCGATGAACCTCTCAATGTTGCGATTGTCCGCGAAAAGTTTGTCCGATTAGCTGAGGAAATCGGAGATGGGCGCAGTCCCGAACAAATCGCGACGGGATTTCTAGCAATTGCTGTGGAAATCATGGCAGAAGCGATTAAAAAAATTTCTTTGCAGCGCGGTTACGATGTTTCTCAGTACGCGCTGTGTTGTTTCGGCGCAGCGGGCGGACAGCACGCTTGTTCGATCGCCGATGCGTTGGGCATTCAACAGATTTTAATTCATCCCTATGCGGGGGTTTTATCGGCTTATGGGATTGGTTTGGCGGAGTTGCGGGTGTTGCGAGATAAAGCAGTGGAAGCAACGCTAACCGAGACTTTAATCCCGGAACTCGATCGCGGATTGCAGCAGTTAATTGAGGAAGGAAAGGAGCAATTACAGCAGCAAAATGTCGCTCATTTCGAGGGATTAACTGTGGTGCGACAACTGCGACTGAAGTATGCGGGAACCGATTCGACGCTTGGGGTCGATTTTAGCAGCGAGCGCGAAATTCGGGAACGATTTGAAGCGTTGCACCAGCAGCGATACGGCTTTATTATGCCGGAAAAAGCCCTCATTGTCGAAGCGATCGCGATCGAATTGATTTGTCCGACAGCGGTTGCTGAAGAACCGATAATCAAACGCCACAGCGATGCTTCCCCCGTTCCGATGGCAACAGTTCCCCTATATGTTGCCGATGTTTGGCAGGAAACGCCCGTTTATCAACGCCAAGATTTACAACCGGGCGATATGATTTCCAGTCCGGCGATTATTATTGAGGCGACGGGAACCAATATTATCGAACCCGGTTGGCAGGCAGAAATCAGCGATCGCAATCATTTAATTTTAAGTAAGAATGAAAGCAGCCTCAAAGCCACTTTTACAGCTTCAGGAGAGGGATTTAAGGAAAGCGAAAATTCCAACTTAGGAGAGAAATTCAAGGAAAAAGCCAACCCCGATCCGATCCTCCTGGAAATCTTCAATAACCTTTTCCGTTCCATCGCCGAACAAATGGGAACGGCGCTGCAAAATACCAGCTATTCGGTCAACATTAAAGAACGTCTCGATTTTTCCTGCGCCCTTTTCGACAGACAAGGACAACTCATCGCTAATGCGCCCCATATTCCCGTGCATTTAGGCTCGATGGGAGAATGCGTAAAAAGTTTAATTCGTGCTGTCGGCACAACCCTGAAAGCGGGCGATGTTTATGCCATTAATAATCCCTACAATGGCGGTACTCACCTTCCCGATATTACCGTTATTACACCCGTTTTTTCGAGAAGCGAAAGTTCGCAACCCAACTTCTATGTTGCCTCGCGCGGACATCATGCCGATATCGGCGGAATTACGCCCGGTTCCATGCCTCCTAACAGTACGACGGTGACGGAAGAAGGAATTTTATTCGATAACTTCCCGTTAGTAAAAGATGGACGATTTCGCGAAGTTGAATTACTAGAATTACTCGCCTCTTCTCCCTATCCCGCTCGCAACCCCGCTCAAAATATCGCCGACTTACAAGCTCAAATTGCCGCCAACGAAAAGGGCGTGCAAGAACTTCAGCGTTTAGTCGAGCAATATGGATTAGTAACTGTGATTGCCTATATGCAGCACGTGCAGAATAATGCGGAAGAGGCAGTCAGGCGCGCAATTTCTAACCTTAAATATGGTCATTTTTCCGTTTGCCTCGATACGGGAGAAACCATCCAAGTTACGATTGCTATCGATCGCGAATCTCGCAGCGCGACTCTCAACTTTACCGGAACTTCCCCCCAACTCAAGAGTAATTTTAATGCGCCGCTAGCTGTCTGTAAAGCAGCAATTCTCTATGTTTTCCGCACGCTCATCGACGAAGATATTCCCCTTAATGAAGGCTGCTTAAAACCGTTAGAAATCATTGTTCCTGAAGGCTGCTTCCTTAACCCCACTTCTCCTGCTGCTGTCGTCGCTGGGAATGTCGAAACCTCCCAACAAATTACCGATTGCTTGTACGGTGCATTGGGAGTAATGGCAGCTTCCCAAGGAACGATGAATAACTTTACTTTTGGGAATGAAACTTACCAATATTATGAAACGATTTGCGGCGGTTCTGGGGCAGGAATTAACTTTAATGGAACCGATGCGGTACAAACGCACATGACGAATTCTCGACTGACAGATCCTGAAGTATTGGAATGGCGCTTTCCAGTCCTTTTAGCTAATTTTGAAATTCGTCAAGGAAGCGGCGGCAAAGGGAAATATTGCGGCGGCAATGGAGTGATTCGTCGCATTCGTTTTTTGGATGCAATGATGGCTGCTATTGTTTCGAGTCGGCGGGTTATCGCGCCTTTTGGTTTGTTCGGAGGAGAAGCAGGCGCAATGGGGAAAAATTGGGTAGAACGGGCGGATGGAACAGTTGAAAATTTGGAGAGTACGGCTGTGGTAAAAATGCAACCCGGAGATACTATCATCATTGAAACTCCGGGCGGTGGAGGAAGTTTTTTAATTGATAATTGA
- a CDS encoding mechanosensitive ion channel family protein, producing MAFLRRFRLRLPIIGVLACMVALALSLPFSSATAQPSLPTPLTELPLPSTLRVGNLVAVPVTLDGYELFRIASSAATSNTEGKKGDKFPLEQRVKLIENELYAIVDRARYPQYWQRGFDPKTLAITVGKRKNDLVILARDGDKLRERQVMLVAPEDAEYNGRSLTQWADELTKTIKDALLQAQKERAPDYLLRQVQWAVGLFLLSILVRWMLDPLERSAIAEWERLKQWRNQLEAEPPPPTDSNAPPIAAQQDRVVANREQLIVWERQRNTNILKRRLLEWGQLFLWAGMITWILGRFPWTRSLHVWLIEQPIALLAIWFGINIAIRFSTVAVDRLLKAIHDTETPLLVNSQRQIVRLATFGVVIKGSIVFALYTIGIFLALETLDIPIAPVLASVGIIGLALSLGSQSFVKDVVNGSLILLEDQYAVGDYIDVGGAEGVVENMNLRITQIRGAGGRLTTVPNGNIATIHNHSKEWSRLDFTIEVAPDTDLDRAMKIMREVAERMQKDDDWEDKIIEPTSAIGVQRINAQGVQILMWIKTQPLQQWQVGREYSRRLKVAFQQNEIRIGGA from the coding sequence ATGGCATTTCTACGGCGATTCCGACTGCGTTTGCCGATAATCGGCGTTTTAGCTTGTATGGTTGCCCTCGCGCTCTCCCTGCCCTTTTCTAGCGCCACTGCACAACCCTCCCTCCCCACCCCCCTCACCGAACTTCCGCTTCCCTCCACCCTGCGCGTCGGCAACCTCGTCGCCGTCCCCGTCACCCTCGATGGTTACGAACTCTTTCGCATCGCCTCGAGTGCCGCAACTAGCAATACCGAAGGCAAAAAGGGCGATAAATTCCCCCTCGAGCAGCGCGTCAAGCTCATTGAAAACGAACTCTACGCCATTGTCGATCGCGCCCGCTACCCCCAATACTGGCAGCGCGGTTTCGATCCTAAAACCCTCGCCATTACAGTCGGCAAGCGCAAAAACGATCTCGTCATCTTAGCCCGCGATGGCGACAAATTGCGAGAGCGACAAGTGATGTTAGTTGCGCCGGAAGATGCCGAATACAACGGACGTTCCCTCACCCAATGGGCTGATGAGTTGACAAAAACAATAAAAGATGCACTGCTCCAAGCTCAAAAAGAGAGAGCGCCTGATTACTTACTGCGACAGGTTCAGTGGGCAGTCGGACTGTTTTTGTTGAGCATTCTCGTGCGGTGGATGCTGGATCCCCTCGAGCGAAGCGCGATCGCGGAATGGGAACGCCTCAAACAATGGCGCAATCAACTCGAAGCCGAACCGCCCCCTCCCACCGATAGTAACGCGCCGCCCATCGCCGCTCAACAAGATCGCGTCGTCGCCAACCGCGAACAACTGATCGTTTGGGAACGCCAGCGCAACACCAACATCCTCAAACGGCGGCTGCTGGAATGGGGACAACTCTTTCTGTGGGCGGGGATGATTACCTGGATTCTCGGGCGCTTTCCTTGGACGCGCAGCTTGCACGTTTGGCTGATCGAACAACCCATTGCGCTGCTTGCGATTTGGTTTGGGATTAATATCGCGATTCGCTTTAGCACTGTCGCTGTCGATCGCCTCCTCAAAGCCATCCACGACACCGAAACCCCCCTCCTTGTCAATAGCCAACGGCAAATCGTGCGCCTTGCTACCTTCGGCGTTGTGATTAAAGGCAGCATTGTTTTCGCCCTTTACACGATTGGCATTTTTTTAGCATTAGAAACGTTGGATATTCCCATCGCACCCGTTCTCGCCAGCGTTGGGATTATCGGTTTAGCCCTCTCCCTCGGTTCCCAAAGTTTCGTTAAAGATGTCGTCAACGGCAGCTTAATTTTGCTCGAAGATCAATATGCGGTTGGCGATTATATTGATGTTGGTGGGGCAGAAGGCGTTGTGGAAAATATGAATTTACGCATTACTCAAATTCGCGGCGCGGGCGGGCGTTTAACAACGGTTCCGAATGGCAATATTGCCACGATTCACAACCACAGTAAAGAATGGTCGCGGTTGGATTTTACCATCGAAGTTGCACCCGATACCGACCTCGATCGCGCGATGAAAATTATGCGCGAAGTTGCCGAAAGAATGCAAAAAGATGACGACTGGGAAGATAAAATTATCGAACCGACTAGCGCGATCGGCGTTCAACGCATCAATGCCCAAGGCGTTCAAATTTTAATGTGGATTAAAACCCAACCCTTGCAGCAATGGCAAGTCGGACGCGAGTACAGTCGCCGCCTCAAAGTTGCGTTTCAGCAGAACGAAATTCGCATTGGAGGAGCGTAA
- the rpe gene encoding ribulose-phosphate 3-epimerase, translated as MTKKNIVVAPSILSADFSRLGEDVKAVDEAGADWIHVDVMDGRFVPNITIGPLIVKALRPVTQKTLDVHLMIVEPEKYVEEFAKAGADIISVHAEHNASPHLHRTLCQIRELGKQAGVVLNPSTPLELIDYVLEVCDLVLIMSVNPGFGGQSFIPAVLPKIRKLRQMCDERGLDPWIEVDGGLKPDNSWQVIEAGANALVAGSAVFNAPDYAAAIEGVRNSKRPQATPQLASV; from the coding sequence ATGACCAAAAAGAATATCGTAGTCGCACCCTCTATTTTATCGGCTGACTTCAGTCGTTTGGGAGAAGACGTTAAAGCTGTCGATGAAGCCGGTGCTGACTGGATTCACGTTGATGTAATGGATGGTCGCTTCGTCCCCAACATTACCATTGGTCCCTTGATTGTTAAAGCCCTTCGCCCCGTAACCCAAAAAACCCTGGATGTCCACTTAATGATTGTGGAACCAGAAAAATACGTCGAAGAGTTCGCTAAAGCAGGCGCGGACATTATTTCCGTCCACGCCGAACACAACGCCTCGCCCCACTTGCATCGTACCCTCTGCCAAATTCGCGAGTTGGGCAAGCAAGCCGGAGTCGTCCTCAACCCCTCCACGCCTTTAGAATTAATTGATTACGTTCTCGAAGTCTGCGACTTGGTGTTGATTATGAGCGTCAACCCGGGCTTCGGCGGACAAAGCTTTATTCCCGCCGTTCTCCCGAAAATTCGCAAATTGCGTCAAATGTGCGACGAACGCGGACTCGATCCTTGGATTGAAGTCGATGGCGGTTTGAAACCCGACAATAGCTGGCAAGTTATTGAAGCAGGCGCAAATGCGCTAGTTGCCGGTTCTGCGGTTTTTAACGCTCCCGACTACGCCGCCGCCATTGAAGGCGTTCGCAATAGCAAGCGCCCGCAAGCTACACCCCAATTGGCTAGCGTTTAA